A DNA window from Microcystis aeruginosa NIES-843 contains the following coding sequences:
- the ftsH4 gene encoding ATP-dependent zinc metalloprotease FtsH4, translating into MSIKSKPPSQSRLIGNVLLAVGGLFLIVNLLFPQLFGPSVPKVPYSLFIDQVEDGNVARVSVGQNEIRYQLKNDQEGNYGRIFSTTPIFDLELPKRLEAKGVEFAAAPPPKNGWIGSVLSWVIPPLIFVGIWQFFLARSGGGGPAGALSITKSRAKVYVEGDTTKTTFKDVAGVEEAKTELAEIVEFLKYPQRYIQIGARIPKGVLLVGPPGTGKTLLAKAVAGEAGVSFFSISGSEFVELFVGAGAARVRDLFEQAKKKAPCIIFIDELDAIGKSRANGNFMGGNDEREQTLNQLLTEMDGFNAGDATVIVLAATNRPETLDTALLRPGRFDRQVLVDRPDLAGRLKILEIYAGKVKLGSGVDLKQIATRTPGFAGADLANLVNEAALLAARNQRSTVAQEDFNEAIERVVAGLEKKSRVLSEKEKKIVAYHEVGHALVGAVMPGGGKVAKISIVPRGMAALGYTLQMPTEDRFLMDDTELRDQIATLLGGRAAEEIVFGSITTGAANDLQRATDLAERMVTTYGMSKTLGPLAYEKGQQNSFLGDGMMNPRRLVSDDTAKAIDNEVKEIVENGHQQALDILAQNRDLLEEIAQEILSKEVIEGEQLQALLDRVKPLDREPVTV; encoded by the coding sequence ATGAGTATAAAAAGCAAACCTCCTTCACAATCTCGCCTGATCGGTAATGTTTTATTAGCCGTAGGCGGCTTATTTCTGATTGTTAACCTTCTTTTCCCGCAATTATTTGGCCCTAGCGTCCCCAAAGTTCCCTATAGTCTTTTTATCGACCAAGTGGAAGATGGCAACGTCGCTAGGGTATCCGTGGGACAGAATGAGATTCGTTATCAGCTTAAAAACGACCAAGAGGGCAACTACGGACGAATTTTCAGCACTACACCGATTTTTGACCTAGAATTGCCCAAACGTCTAGAAGCTAAGGGCGTAGAATTCGCCGCTGCGCCACCGCCAAAAAATGGCTGGATTGGCAGTGTCCTTAGTTGGGTGATTCCTCCCCTGATTTTTGTTGGTATTTGGCAATTTTTCCTCGCTCGCAGCGGTGGCGGTGGTCCGGCCGGGGCTTTATCGATTACCAAAAGTCGCGCTAAAGTCTATGTGGAAGGAGACACCACCAAAACCACTTTTAAAGATGTGGCCGGTGTGGAAGAAGCGAAAACCGAATTAGCCGAAATCGTCGAATTTCTCAAATATCCCCAACGTTACATTCAAATCGGGGCGCGGATTCCCAAGGGTGTCCTCTTAGTCGGTCCGCCGGGGACAGGGAAAACCCTGCTGGCAAAAGCAGTAGCGGGAGAAGCGGGAGTTTCTTTTTTTAGTATCTCGGGTTCGGAATTCGTGGAACTCTTTGTCGGTGCGGGTGCGGCCCGAGTGCGAGATCTGTTTGAACAGGCCAAGAAAAAAGCCCCCTGTATTATTTTTATCGATGAATTAGACGCGATCGGTAAATCTCGCGCTAACGGTAATTTTATGGGGGGTAACGATGAACGGGAACAGACTTTAAACCAATTATTGACGGAAATGGACGGTTTTAACGCTGGTGATGCGACGGTGATCGTGCTGGCCGCTACTAATCGCCCCGAAACTCTTGATACCGCCCTTTTACGCCCCGGCCGTTTTGATCGTCAAGTGTTAGTTGATCGCCCCGATCTGGCTGGACGCTTAAAAATCCTCGAAATCTACGCAGGTAAGGTAAAATTAGGATCGGGTGTGGATTTAAAACAGATTGCTACCCGTACCCCCGGTTTTGCTGGTGCTGACTTAGCTAATCTAGTCAATGAGGCGGCTTTATTGGCAGCGCGTAATCAACGCAGCACCGTCGCCCAAGAGGACTTTAATGAGGCAATCGAGCGGGTAGTGGCCGGTTTAGAGAAGAAAAGCCGGGTTCTCTCGGAAAAAGAGAAGAAAATCGTCGCTTATCACGAAGTTGGTCACGCTCTCGTCGGTGCAGTTATGCCGGGGGGTGGTAAAGTTGCTAAGATTTCGATCGTGCCTCGCGGCATGGCAGCCCTCGGTTATACCCTGCAAATGCCCACGGAAGACCGTTTCCTGATGGATGATACGGAATTACGCGACCAAATTGCTACTCTTTTAGGTGGTCGGGCCGCCGAAGAAATTGTCTTTGGTAGTATTACTACTGGGGCCGCTAATGACCTGCAGCGGGCGACGGACTTGGCCGAACGCATGGTGACGACCTATGGTATGAGTAAGACCCTGGGGCCCCTAGCCTACGAAAAAGGTCAACAGAATAGTTTTCTGGGAGATGGCATGATGAATCCTCGGCGCTTGGTGAGCGATGATACGGCCAAAGCGATCGATAATGAAGTGAAAGAGATTGTCGAAAATGGTCATCAGCAGGCCCTGGATATCCTTGCTCAAAATCGCGATTTGCTCGAAGAAATTGCCCAAGAAATCCTCAGTAAAGAGGTGATTGAAGGGGAACAGTTGCAGGCTCTGCTCGATCGCGTTAAACCCCTCGATCGAGAACCTGTTACTGTTTAG
- a CDS encoding sulfate permease, whose protein sequence is MSIKAGLSTAGFVVAKNPLLSWILMQITHRIHFDNLRGDIFGGLTAAIVSLPLALAFGVASGAGAIGASLTAKNPDLGLPADLTLSKVLPATGLLKG, encoded by the coding sequence TTGTCTATCAAGGCTGGTCTGTCAACCGCCGGCTTTGTTGTGGCAAAAAATCCTTTGCTCAGTTGGATTCTCATGCAAATAACCCATCGTATTCATTTTGACAATTTGCGGGGCGATATATTCGGTGGTCTAACAGCTGCCATCGTTTCTCTCCCTCTAGCTCTCGCTTTCGGGGTAGCTTCTGGGGCTGGTGCGATCGGGGCCAGTTTAACCGCCAAAAATCCCGACTTAGGCTTACCCGCGGACTTGACGTTGTCCAAAGTTCTGCCCGCAACAGGTTTGCTTAAGGGGTAA
- a CDS encoding P-II family nitrogen regulator: protein MAKPAKKLVIVTEKILLKKVAKIIEECGASGYTVMDTGGKGSRNVRSSGQPHVSETDSNVKFEILTPDRIMAQNIAKQVADQFFLNFAGMIYLCDAEVLYGQSFCGPEGCDI, encoded by the coding sequence ATGGCCAAACCAGCCAAAAAGCTCGTCATCGTCACAGAAAAGATTTTGCTGAAAAAAGTCGCCAAGATCATCGAAGAATGCGGGGCGAGTGGTTACACGGTGATGGATACTGGCGGTAAAGGCAGTCGCAACGTGCGCTCGTCGGGACAACCCCACGTTTCCGAAACCGACAGTAATGTTAAGTTCGAGATACTTACCCCCGATCGAATTATGGCCCAGAATATTGCCAAGCAGGTGGCCGATCAGTTTTTCCTCAATTTTGCGGGCATGATCTATCTCTGTGATGCGGAGGTTCTGTACGGACAGAGTTTCTGTGGACCAGAGGGCTGTGATATCTAA
- a CDS encoding sodium-dependent bicarbonate transport family permease, which translates to MDFFSLFVMDFIQQLQSPTLAFLIGGMIIAALGSELVIPESICTIIVFMLLTKIGLTGGIAIRNSNLTEMVLPMIFAVIVGIIVVFVARYTLANLPKVKVVDAIATGGLFGAVSGSTMAAGLTVLEEQKIPYEAWAGALYPFMDIPALVTAIVVANIYLNKKKQKEAAYDQESFSKQPVAAGNYSDQQDYPSSRQEYLSQQQPADNRVKIWPIIEESLRGPALSAMLLGLALGIFTQPESVYKSFYDPLFRGLLSVLMLVMGMEAWSRVGELRKVAQWYVVYSVIAPFVHGLIAFGLGMIAHYATGFSWGGVVMLAVIASSSSDISGPPTLRAGIPSANPSAYIGASTAIGTPVAIGLCIPFFVGLAQALSGG; encoded by the coding sequence GTGGATTTTTTCTCATTGTTTGTCATGGACTTTATCCAGCAGTTGCAGTCGCCAACACTGGCCTTTTTGATTGGTGGGATGATCATTGCTGCTCTCGGGAGTGAATTGGTCATTCCAGAGTCGATTTGTACGATCATCGTCTTCATGCTGCTGACCAAAATCGGTCTGACCGGCGGGATTGCCATCCGCAATTCCAACCTGACGGAAATGGTATTACCAATGATCTTTGCCGTCATAGTAGGGATTATTGTGGTCTTCGTCGCGCGCTATACCTTAGCCAATCTGCCCAAGGTGAAAGTGGTCGATGCGATCGCAACTGGGGGGTTATTTGGAGCCGTGAGTGGCTCGACTATGGCAGCCGGTCTGACGGTACTCGAAGAACAAAAGATCCCCTACGAGGCCTGGGCCGGCGCACTCTATCCCTTTATGGATATCCCGGCGCTGGTAACGGCGATCGTGGTGGCTAACATTTATCTTAACAAGAAGAAGCAGAAAGAAGCGGCCTACGACCAAGAGTCTTTTAGCAAGCAGCCGGTGGCGGCTGGGAATTATTCCGATCAGCAGGATTATCCCAGCAGTCGGCAGGAGTATCTCAGCCAGCAGCAGCCGGCGGATAATCGGGTCAAGATCTGGCCGATCATTGAGGAAAGCCTGCGCGGACCGGCCCTATCGGCCATGTTATTAGGTTTGGCTTTGGGCATATTCACCCAGCCGGAAAGTGTCTATAAAAGCTTCTACGATCCCCTCTTTCGCGGCTTGCTTTCGGTCTTGATGCTAGTCATGGGGATGGAGGCTTGGTCACGGGTGGGTGAACTGCGTAAGGTAGCCCAGTGGTATGTCGTCTATAGCGTCATAGCACCGTTTGTACATGGGCTAATCGCCTTCGGTCTCGGCATGATTGCCCACTACGCCACCGGTTTCAGTTGGGGCGGTGTGGTCATGCTGGCCGTCATCGCTTCCTCTAGTTCCGACATCTCTGGGCCGCCCACGTTGCGGGCCGGTATCCCCTCGGCTAATCCCTCCGCCTATATAGGTGCGTCCACGGCCATCGGTACGCCCGTAGCGATCGGCTTGTGCATACCCTTCTTCGTTGGTCTCGCCCAGGCCCTCAGCGGCGGCTAG
- a CDS encoding cation:proton antiporter — MILSHILPPSIGEIAAPMTPLPLLATVVAEDSPIILSGVLLTLVVIYLASKLGAEAARRLDFPPVLGELVAGVIVGVSALHLLIFPEGGLSASDSLIMTVLQGLNQLAPAAVERIFESQSEVISVLAEIGVIILLFEIGLESDLRQLKEVGIQATVVACVGVAAPFAAGTAGLMLVFHVAAIPAIFAGAALTATSIGITSKVLSELGQLKSKEGQIIVGAAVIDDVLGIIVLAVVASLAKTGEIDVTNVIYLIVSATAFLIGSILLGGIFNKSFVAIVERLKTRGNIVIPAFVFAFFMAFLGNAIHLEAILGAFAAGLVLDETDTRNELDELIKPIADLLVPIFFVTVGARADLGVLNPTVPENRAGLLIAVFLMVVAIIGKLVTGWAVFGLSGINRLAIGVGMIPRGEVGLVFAGIGSASGILDKPLEVSIIIMVILTTFLAPPFLRVAFGKTEAVPETLEGKEPANPIT, encoded by the coding sequence ATGATTTTGTCCCATATTCTGCCTCCTTCGATCGGGGAGATAGCGGCTCCCATGACTCCGCTCCCCTTGCTCGCCACCGTTGTGGCCGAGGATTCACCGATTATTCTCTCCGGGGTATTGCTGACGCTGGTGGTGATTTATCTGGCCAGCAAGCTCGGCGCGGAGGCCGCCAGACGATTGGATTTTCCGCCCGTACTGGGAGAACTGGTCGCCGGTGTGATCGTCGGCGTTTCGGCACTGCATCTGCTCATCTTTCCCGAAGGGGGACTATCGGCCTCCGACTCGCTGATTATGACGGTACTGCAAGGTTTGAATCAATTGGCCCCGGCTGCCGTAGAGCGGATCTTTGAGTCCCAAAGTGAAGTGATTTCGGTTCTAGCTGAAATCGGTGTGATTATTCTGCTGTTTGAAATTGGCCTGGAATCGGATCTGCGACAACTCAAGGAAGTGGGAATTCAAGCCACGGTGGTGGCCTGTGTGGGGGTGGCGGCACCTTTTGCGGCAGGTACGGCCGGGTTAATGCTCGTCTTTCATGTGGCGGCTATCCCGGCGATTTTTGCGGGGGCAGCCTTGACGGCAACCAGTATCGGTATTACCTCGAAGGTGTTGTCAGAGTTAGGTCAACTCAAATCCAAAGAAGGGCAAATTATTGTCGGCGCGGCGGTGATCGATGATGTCCTCGGTATTATTGTTCTGGCTGTGGTCGCTAGTTTAGCCAAAACCGGTGAGATTGATGTGACCAATGTTATTTATCTGATTGTCAGCGCTACGGCCTTTTTGATCGGATCAATTTTGTTGGGAGGTATTTTTAACAAAAGTTTTGTGGCGATCGTGGAGCGGCTGAAAACGCGGGGAAATATTGTTATTCCCGCATTTGTCTTCGCTTTCTTTATGGCATTTTTGGGTAACGCTATTCATCTTGAAGCAATTTTAGGGGCTTTTGCTGCGGGTTTGGTGCTTGATGAAACTGATACCCGCAACGAGTTGGATGAGTTAATTAAACCGATCGCCGATTTGCTTGTGCCGATTTTCTTTGTGACGGTGGGAGCGCGTGCCGACCTCGGTGTTTTAAACCCAACGGTACCGGAGAATCGGGCCGGACTTTTGATCGCTGTCTTTTTGATGGTTGTGGCGATTATCGGTAAACTGGTGACGGGCTGGGCAGTTTTTGGCCTATCTGGAATCAATCGTCTCGCCATCGGTGTGGGTATGATTCCCCGGGGTGAGGTGGGTCTAGTTTTTGCCGGGATTGGTTCGGCCAGCGGAATTTTGGATAAGCCTTTGGAGGTGTCGATTATTATTATGGTGATCCTGACCACTTTCCTCGCTCCTCCCTTCCTCAGAGTCGCTTTTGGTAAGACGGAAGCTGTTCCCGAAACCCTGGAAGGCAAGGAGCCAGCTAATCCTATTACTTAA
- a CDS encoding LysR family transcriptional regulator yields MIQATLHQLIVFEATARHGSFTRAAEELSITQPTVSTQMKQLTKAVGLPLFEQIGKRLYLTEAGRGLLVTCQAVLKDIDNFEMAIAAIKGIKQGKLRLAAVSTAQYLIPQILGPFCQQYQGVDVSLELTNHQELEARIINNVDDLYILSEPPEDLNLEIRPFLENPLVVIARKDHPLAGQKKIPIKRLQGEPFIMREMGSGIRRAVQQIFLDHGITVSLRLEIGNNEAIKQAVAGGLGISVLSQHVLNLDHPNGEFTILDVEDFPIQRHWYVVYPKDKKLSVIAKTFLDYLLNIQPQSLLKVKISG; encoded by the coding sequence TTGATTCAAGCCACTTTACATCAACTGATCGTCTTTGAAGCGACGGCTCGTCATGGCAGTTTCACCAGGGCTGCCGAAGAACTATCGATCACCCAACCCACGGTTTCCACCCAGATGAAACAACTGACTAAAGCAGTGGGTCTGCCCCTATTTGAACAGATAGGCAAACGTTTGTATTTAACCGAGGCAGGACGCGGTTTATTAGTAACCTGTCAGGCAGTCCTCAAGGATATTGATAACTTTGAGATGGCGATCGCTGCTATCAAGGGCATTAAACAGGGTAAACTGCGTTTAGCGGCGGTATCCACAGCCCAATATTTAATCCCTCAGATCCTAGGTCCTTTTTGTCAACAGTACCAAGGGGTAGATGTGTCCCTAGAATTGACCAATCACCAAGAGCTAGAAGCAAGGATAATCAATAATGTTGATGACCTATATATTTTAAGCGAACCCCCCGAAGATCTAAACCTGGAGATTCGACCGTTTCTGGAAAATCCCCTTGTCGTTATTGCCCGCAAAGATCACCCCCTAGCGGGACAGAAAAAAATTCCGATTAAACGGCTGCAAGGGGAACCTTTTATCATGCGGGAAATGGGATCGGGAATTAGACGGGCAGTGCAGCAAATTTTTCTCGACCATGGCATCACTGTATCTTTGCGTTTGGAAATCGGCAATAATGAAGCCATTAAACAAGCGGTCGCCGGTGGTTTAGGAATTTCGGTTCTGTCTCAGCACGTCTTAAATTTAGATCATCCCAATGGGGAATTTACCATCCTTGACGTGGAAGATTTTCCCATCCAACGCCATTGGTATGTGGTTTATCCCAAGGATAAAAAACTATCGGTAATCGCCAAGACTTTTCTTGATTATCTCCTCAATATTCAGCCCCAATCCCTCTTAAAAGTCAAAATTTCTGGATAA